GAATTAGAAAGAGTACGTCACagctggggcggcacggtggcgcagtgggtagcactgctgcctctcagtaaggagacctgggttcccttcccgggtcctccctgcgtggagtttgcatgttctccctgtgtcttagtggatttcctcccacagtccaaaggtgcattggcgatcctaaattgtccctggtgtgtgctctttgtctgtgtgtgtgtgcatgcccggcggtgggctggcgccctgacttctttcctgccttgcgccctgtgttggctgggattggctccaacagaccccctgtgaccctgtggctagggttggatgatggatggatggatatcacagCTGTAAACTCACCAAGACCAAGCCATCCACAATTACTGTGTGATCAGCAAGAAGACGACAAGTGAGTCTCCAGGTGATCTATGATAACGCAGAAGGAGTTACAAGCCGCAGTTATTCAGATTAGGTAAACTGTACAGACAAAACTGTTGCCTGGGTGTTTCACCAAGTCACAGCTTTATGAAAAAGTGACAAATAGAAAGCCACACACATTACATCTCGGCAGTGTTtgtcagaaggcacatgggacATTCTGAAGTCAATTGAAAGAAGCTTCTGTGGTTTGAGGAGACCACAACTGAGCGTTTTTTgtccatcagactaaatgccatgtttggaGTAAGCCACACATTGCACATgaccaaaaacacaccatcccctcTGTGAAGCAAGGTTGTGGTAGCATCTGGCTGtcgggatgcttctctgcagcaggctctggaaggcttgtgagggtcaAATGAATGCGGCAAAACACAtgaaaatcctggaggaaagcTTGATGCAGTCTGCGAGAAACCGGCACCTTGGGaaaggatttgttttccagcaagacaacggGCACAAGCATAAAACCgcagctacacaggaatggcttaaagaTGTTTTATAACCCTGATATTAAGGTCTAAATCcagttgagaatttgtggctggccTTAATAAAAGCTGTTTACTCTTGATGTCCATACAAACTGAAAGACTTTGAAaagttttgtaaagaagaatgctGAAAAATTGCAAAGTTGACAGAGACCTGTGCATACAGACTCCGGGTTGTCATGCCTAACAAAAGTGCATTAACTCAATATTGACCtttgcaatcaattattttgtgttttatgtttgtaattaatttagatcattttgcatagactgttaagattttttttttttctgccgatcaatgtcaaaaaagtgcagtgtgaccaaaaggtgaTAATAGCATTTCCTTGGACAAGTGGCAGAGAAGTGATCCACGGAGTTCACGTGCATTCCACGACAAAAGGCAGAGCAGAACACTGAAGCAATCATCCATTGAAGCAATCCATCCTCCTCTCATGGGCCCCCTCTATTCGTCCCAATATCGAGGTGTTGCCATTGATTGCTCAAAGATGCAGACACAGGAGGCGATCCTGTTCTTCGAATGTCTGTAAATTATTTGCTTAACGTGCTTCATCTCTGTCTGGAAGGCACAGCTGTTAAGTCTGAATCCCTCTTTGGACAGGAAACCAATCCATTCTAATTGAAGAGTTTTATTCCAAAACCTCAACTGGCTTTTCTTGTTGCTGGCTGTATGGATACTAATATCCTGCACTGTATATAGACATATATTGTGTTAAAAGCTGCTGCTCAGTATTTCAGACTAGTATTAGTACTCATAATTTAGGAAACCACAAATATTCTCCAAACAGTAATGGAGTTAACATGCTTTGGAATAAAACCCTGGAATTTGCTCTTGTTTTATGCTCAAGGAGAGTCAATTTTGGCCAGCTTTTCCAGGTTGTTCTGGTGTGTAGAAGTGTCCATGAAAGGCACTTGAACCTCTAAGGTTCTTTCCATATTAGTGGACAAGTTACCTATTGAAATGCCTAAATTATTAGCCTTGATTTACATGTACACCCTGCAATACTTACTTATGTGACATCCACTCATCACTCAAGTGTCAAACTCCCAAATTGAACAATATGGTCTAGGCTGGCCACCTTAGCTTCAAAACAGAGCAAGCAAGTATACCTTTACAGGGACCTTAAGATCACTGCCCCTTGGTCACCTCCCCTTAAAGTGCTAGAGTTTAGAATACCTACCCAAAAGCCAGGAGCCAGTGCAGCTATTTCTGACATATTTTTGTATCCTGATAGCTACCTTTGAAAGGACTACACAAGCCAACAGAAGCCAAGGAATAATTACGACCTCTAAAAGAATGTAACCTAATTCATTAACAGTCATCGataatacagggtgaggcagaaaggacggacgtctttgaaatggctagaactcaccactaggtggagtgacagatgtgcggtaggtggcgttaggttcaaagtcttagcatttttttattttctttttagttgaagccatggagccgtggatGATAGAACACCACATTTTTGCATACGACTATTTTATCAAGAACAACCAAGCTATTACcacagttcagcgtgagtttcgttgccatttcaatatccacagaaatcaagctgttcccgctcgtaacgCTATCCTacattgggttaaagcacttcgtacacctggtacactaatgaacaaaagaccaccgggggctacacgaacggcacgtacccctgaaaatgtggaaagcctACAACTAGCCATGCTGCACAGTCCAAGTtgatctgctcggaagcattcttctgaacttggcctcagtaatcgttcagtaaggcgtattttgcatttagacctgcatttccatccctacaaattgtcaaatgctatttcaatatgaactcaaatctttcaataaatttctttgtaagaaaaaatttacaattttgtgatttttgtaaaaaaacgtcgtcctttctgcctcaccctatACTAAATGTCAGAAAACAGCAGGGCTCAAACTCTGTATCACTGCTTACGGTGATTTGAAGGAGAAACCAGTTGTTAATGTGAGATACGGAGACATACAACTTGAACATTTCAAATCAGGGTCGCACAGCAAGCTACCATATGACTGTAACTTTGGTTTTTGCAGtccttgttttcttcagccaggTATGAGGCTTGGGAGCGGAAGGGGTgagctgcaggtggcaaaatCTGACTTGAGTGGTTTTCTCTCTGCCAGTTGTTTTCCTCTctctcctattttttttttaatcctttgaaCTTAGTGTCTTGCTGGCTGCCTTATGAAAGATATTGCATCAGTTTAAAAAACTGGGAAAACTGATATGTTCCCATGGTCAGGTTAATTATTgattaagttacttttaaaacatGTTGATCTTAAAGTCCTGAGCCTCCATTTCACTCCAGTTTCTGCTTCCATCCTTAAATATGAGTGTATGAGGTTATATTGTGTTTCAGATATGGCCCAGGATGTGTGTGTACAAGAGTGTGGCCTGCGATGGGCAGCACCagcccatccagggtttgttcttacTTTGTGCCTTTTGCTGCCAGAGTAGATAACATTTTTTGGAATCCCTGTAATAAAAAAGGTTAAGTTCACAAAATCGATGGATAGATACAATGAATGGTCAAGGCAATGGGTGCTACTTATGGTTTGCTGCTACAGAGTTGTACAGATGATCAAAAGCTATAAGGTAGAAGGAAATTGTATTACTGTATCCCCTTTGTGAATCCAATGTAAGTGTCTCATTATAATGAACAACACGTTCATTGTCCAGTTCTGTCACTGAAGATGCAACAAGCAAAACCAGAATCCAGACATATTGCAGCACAAAGGATTGTGGAGAAAAAGTTACTGTCAAATGAAAAGGGCGAACAATCCAAAAAATATGTGTCATCTAAGTGCTGAATTGAGCTTGAATGTCAGTGTAATTACTGATAAGGTTCTTTACAGAACAGTGTGCAAGACATCTAATGTGTATTACAGTAGGACAAGTTTTCTGATGCTGCTGCTAAACTCCTGGCATTAACTCCGAACTTAGACTTCTGTGTAAATGTAGTTAAGCGTGAGTGTCTCTTGGGTTGAGTTGTACTGTTCGGATGCACAGCGTTAAATCTGAACAGAACTCGGGACAGTATTTCATTGCAATAGAAAAaacatgctggaaaaaaaaagaatgaatattgTTGTGTGTTTTGCCATTCTATGGtatctcatcaatattcatgagtaggGTGTAGCTTTCACCTAAAACACACAATTAagtgtaaatgaaaaaatgtaaatccgttttagaacacaattaaaagtGAACCATTAGTTGAAATAAGTGATTGTGATGAtcatgtgaattggtcatcagacgctggcacagatagtgaaactgatgcatatgctGTGATATACCTAGTGAATTTGGTCACGTGAAACATCAAcgtgacaaaaaggtaaaataactgtgatcaagtggaaggacaagacAAATGTCTGCCTcataagcactgttcacaatgcagcagctGTCGTTCAtcgtgtcaggggaaatgtggatgTCATTAaaccttgtgctgtggtagccatCAATAACATAGTGGGCTGCGTTGATCGTGTCAGTCAGGCACTAACATTCTCCCCTGTCATGCACAAGCaacagtaaactaatttttttaaacaaagtgcAGCAAGTGTGCTGGTGACTGTCTTCAAACATGTCACACAATGGACGTATACTAAATTGGCATCACTGCAGCAGTCAATGCAAGGCATACCTTTCttattgtatttatgttgacattttggtatttatatgtttatgtatacacaataacattttttctcattGATAAAAATTCTATccttttgacttattttttcagAGGTGAGCATAAtgctaaggattttttttaatcctttactcgccatatataatttcttgtattaggaatttgtcatttttcgcaTACCCCATCATACTCTCCATAGATACACAGAGTTTTggtggtcagagcacagggtcagctatttgtacagcacccTCGAGCAATTGCAGGctatgggccttgctcaagggcccaacacagtagcattccttctgtcactgccagtCCAAATTCTTTTAGCCAGAAAGCCACCACTCTGCATACAAACATAGACAAGTTCACCTTCCTTTAGCAAAAAATGTATCTACTAGGCTATTATGCAGCTTAGAGGACACATGAAACTATATTGTTATGGCATGGCTCGCATTGATGAGCATGGATCTGAGTGGAGTATGATGCACTAAACTGTGTTGGAGAGAACTGGACCAACTCTTGTGGCTAAGCCTTGTCTCCGTGTACCACCTTTGCATGATGAACTTTTGTTAACAGTGAATAGACACATGACATTTTAcatgtattacagtatatggaatatGTATAATCCTAGGAAGGGTAGTAGAGAATTTATATTTCATGAGACTCACTACGCTAAGCCCACCGGAAGTCTGAAAGGATTTTAAATCTGTCTTTAATGTGTCTGTGCAGGCTGAAGCAAGAAATCTACTTGTGAGATAAAATGTGTTCAAGTTGACCTCCTCAGTCACTTGCAAATGGCTGGATTTCAAGCAGAACGTGTAGCTGTGCACACTATCTGGATGATGACATCCCCACTGCATTCTGTGCAGCCTGAAGGACCAACTGAGATCACGGGATAAGGCCATCACTCAATCACAGAGCGGCTTTAGGTGAGTCAGTGCTTTATAGTGTCAAAAGTGATTGTACCAAGGCAGAGCTTCAAATGTGGGAGTTTGGGTGTCATGCTTAAGTTCCTAGATGGGCCAGATAGCTGTTAACCAGCAGAGGTCTGGGTCCATCTTGACTAATGCTGCACTCCAACCTCATTTTTCAACTTGTGGACGATGGCATGGCAGTTCTGTGTGTTTTCTTCTACTGAATCTGACCAGTTTAAGTGGGTAACCCAGCTACTCACTATGGGCTATGGCCAGACAGCCAAAGCGAGGAGAGCTAGACTATAAAACATCCATTTAGGAACTCCTAactaattggaaaaaatatacaataataacagAACACTATATTTAATACAATACCTGTGAGTAACTAAAACTATTTTAATCACAAGGTGACATATTATAACTAAGATCAGCACACACCACTAGGCCCCCACTTTAGGCCCTGGCTAATGGCAGCAAATCCCAAAAGACTAAAGCTCAAAATGCTTACTATGGCATAGTAATAAAGTGAACATATGCCAAAAATGAGAAGGGAGCAGGTGTCTGCAGTATGTCCATGTGACTGAGAGAAATTCGAAATAAGCAAAAAATCTGGAAAATACTCACATTGTGATTATTACAGTAGTTATAATGAGGAGTTGAGCATCAGGTCAGTTGcatttagtttatttaaatttgttcttACATAGTGATTATATTcagatatacaaatataaaacagaaaaatacaaaaccatACCTCATTTACATGTATAAAAGTACCAATAACTAttaaactatacaaaaataaaagaacaaattaagAGATCTATAGACTGTCTAGGGCTGTGGTTTAATATAGTCAattgcttttgctttgtaaatttGATAATAAAACTGATAAAACTCAGATAAAGGAGGCAGGAAGAGTAACAGCTTTAATGAAAAGTGGGGCAGTGGAGACTGGCATTCAGAGGACCATCACTCTTACGTGCTGGGATTGTTCGCTTGTACTCAGGGTGACAAAGCCAAGGCCTTTGTTAGTCTGCACGAGGTAGACAATATTAGTAGACTctcaagaaaataaatgaattcagCCTATCTGGAGACTCTTACAATCTGAGTAAAGGAGTATCCGTCAGCTGAACAATGTCCTCAAAGTGATTGACAGCAGCAGAGTGACATGCAGAAGTAATTAAGAGATCAGAAAGGAAGCAAGAGTTCTCTTCAGTCTAATTCAACTGGTGGGATAGAGCTGGTGGCAAGAAAGGGGACGAGAGGCTCAGACATAGTTTTGGGAAATGTAGCTGTTGACAGTATTTGGCTTGGCAGGTGTGTACCTCATGGGGTAATGCTCTTTTTCTGGAGGGCAGGTCCAGCACAACATGGCCCCTCCAATTAGCAAGAAGGCTGCTGTTGCCCAACCAGCATAGAGAGCAGCACCTAGCTCTTTCTTGAGAGCGTTAGGTACCAGAGGGTTGTAGAAGTCACGGATGATAGTGTTTGCTGTCCAGCACACTGGTACTAGTGTTGTAATGCCGGTGAGGACATAGGTGACTCCAGACACCACCACAATTGTGGCTTTAGCACGCTGATTTTCTAGACAGTTGGTGCACTGGGCACCCACTACAAAGATCAGGAATCCAAGACAGGCCATGACTATACTGATGACCACCAAACCACGGGCAGTCTGAAGATCAGGAGACAAATCCAGCTGGGAATCATACATCTTGCACTGCATCTGGCCTGTGCTCTGGTACACACAGTTCATCCAGAGACCCTCCCAAAACACCTGGGCCACCACAATGTTGTTTCCAATGAATGCTGTCACCCTCCACATTGGCATTGCACAGATTGCGATGGTGCCGGCCAGTCCAACCATAGACAAGGATATGCCTACTGACTGAAGTGCCATGTTTTGAATAGCTGGAGAGACATAAATGCATAAGAAGAGTTTAAATTAGTGACCTTAAAAGAGCAAAGCAGGTCcgtagatgttttttttttttcctgtgatgatCAGGTGGCTgtggtgggttagcaccctgcccaggaatggtttctgccttgtgccctgtgttggctgggattggctccagcagactcccgtgaccctgtattcggatttagggggttggaaaatggatggatggatgatcaggTGGATAATGGGTCATCAAAGATAAAAAAGGTCATAGTAGTTAATTCATTGTAGACCCTATTCCACTTACTCCAATGTTGTTGAGCTtgtgaagtgagagtaacaggacatttaaaatgtctttggGGTCTATGAAACGTGGCCTGATATCACCCTGAACTTTAGTGTGTGAGTGTCTCTTACACTTACCATGGAGAGAGTGCAATGGCAACTTCAAGGAAGTCTGTTCTACAATGAAGACCCCATTGGCAGAGTCAATCTGTATACAAACAAATATCCttgagaagttaaaaaaaaaaatctcacacttgCAAACTTTTTGCAAAGAGAACTGaggacaaaactgatggccattatgaacaaggcttcccatcctctctctgacacactaacactgaggactttcagccaacaaaattATCAGaacaagtgtgtcaagaaacactactggggctcctttatagcaATGGCAATACACCTTGTAGCCTGTGGGGGGTGATTGTGCAACCCCCAAATCCCAAAAATGCcaaagaaactaaaaataaaagggAAGGAAGATTTCATTACAACTGAATAAAGAAAGTTACAGGACTTTGGAGGTGAAACACAATCAATGAGGTagtaaagcaaaactgaaaagacCCTCCACACCTCCCCGTTTAAACGTTCTACTTTTCTCCCACCTTGTACCTCTTGCCTTCTTCCAAGTGAGTGCTCATCCACACTCCACCCAATTCCAAGTTCATGAAAGCAGTGGCTGCTGGCCTCTTTTATCCCCACACCACATCCAAGGTCTCTTCCAGCCTGCTCTGAAGTATCCCTGGGTCAGGCATGACCCTACAAAACCCCTGAGGTTGTCTACCCAAAGATCTCCCTCTGGTAGCCCCAGGTATACCTGAACCTCCACACCTGGTATCCCTGCCAGGGCTGGTTATGTTTGGCCTTCTGTCCAGGATGTGTTCCAACACATTTTAACCCCATTTACCTTTACAGCCCttataatgcctcattgtgactgcTCTCCTATCTTTAagccaagtcagacgttttcttccttttgtaattcttgtgtgtatttgatTGGGGGGGTTGTTGCTGTTTGTTATTTCTTGAGCCTTTGTAAATAGCTAGTTTGCTGTACCACTGCCATATCAGGAACAGAAAGCCAAAGTATGCAAAATGGCATGCTTGTTGAACCTTTTCACTTAAGGCATTCTTCACACTGGATTTATCACAAAACACTGATTGGCTACTTCATTAGGTAGATGTCCATAAGAGTGACATAATTCACATTTTCTCAAAGAGCAGCCTGAATTCATTAGGACCTAGATGGACACAAGAAGTTATCAAATTGCTGTCCCATGTTAACTCCAGTTTGTcccataacattttcaaacccatctAATACAGTTCTCAGTTGCTAAGGGACAAAGCTTATCCTAGAAGTACAGTGGGCAAGGCAAGAACAAGCCCTTGACAGTGCCCCAGTCCGTCACAGGGCCCAGTTCCACTCATAGGTGTTTCCTGAGAGGTTTATGCAAATTAGCTTCTAGTGGACCTCATTGGTTCCATCTAATCCCATAGATACTGAGATGACTGGATAAGCCAGTGTATTcaaatgaattcattttatttttccaaaatgttcCTACTCTTTGGGCATGGAGAATTACCCTACATTTCACTCTTTGTGTCAAATCTAGGGCATAAAATCTGTCCACtttcatcatcctctttaatcTCTAAGCCTGTCCATTCTTCTAAACTGTGCACACAATGTCTACCTGTTGTCAATGGCACTGACtccttacatactgtatgtgagggGCATGTACACATAATAAAGTGGCCACACTTCACTCTTGTCCTTGGTGTTGCCATGTGGTGTGGGACAAACAAGCCCACTTGATCTGTAGATGTGGTCAGGTGCTCTTAATCCTTTCTGCctgcccttcttcttcttcttacaatGGGTCATACTTGCTAAGCCCTGTTGTGAGAGTCACCCGTAGGTTTACTCAGACCACCTATAACAGGGTGAAACATTTTTCCCCTGTACATGACATTAGCACTTGCATGGTTAGAAGTGGTGCGGGCTGCTGGATGAAAGAGCATAAGCTTTTCAATTCAGCATTTTAAACAAAGTGCTCTCTGATGCAGCAACTGATGTTCAAATCCCCTTACTGAGGGGTCTTTGGCTGGACATGTAATGACTGAAGAAGTGGGGCTGACACACCCTGAGCGAACTTCTCGTCAGGGACACCACATCAATTTTCAACTTTCAATCCAGAAAAGTAGCAGTTCTCCGTTAACATACCATCATACAGCTGAGTGTGTCGGCCTAGCAAGGAAGTTGAGCAAAACATCCCAGTTCAGGAACACTTAGACTTCAGATGCTTGTAAGTAAAATCGTGTTGTTCTGGTCATTAATTATCCTAAGCTTGTGAACACAGACAAGATTTGGTGATTTAATCTCAATAGTAAATCAAAAGCTCTGTCCGAAGACTTGTAGCCCGCTACTCCCCTCCTGCTTCAGCAACTTGCTTAACTGTGGCCACTGCTGTCATTTTTGGTCAACATTAAGATTTCCTCTGTCCTCACAAATGAAGGAAACcctaaaatgtttaaattcagTCATTTGGGGTAAATACTTCTTCCTAATTTGCAAAAAGGAAATCATTCTTTTCCAGCAGAGTACCTTCACCCGATATTGGAAAGTGCTGATTATCAACCTTCAGAGCACACATAGATAGGGGTTGGCAAATTCACAAATAATTGCGAAACACACCTGAAAACTGCAATATAAACTCCTGCTTCCCCTTTGAAGACCCCCACTCCAGTCTGCAAATCTGGAGGCACTGCCCTGACTCCCATGCATACTCAGCTCCGACAAACTTGGAATGAAACTATAATAAATtccaaattttgaaatgaaaattccAATTCCTttgtccatccatcatctaacccgctgtatcctaactacagggtcacgggggtctgctggagccaatcccagtcaacacagggtgcatggcaggaaacataccccgggcagggcgccagcccaccacaaggcacacacacatacactcacaccaagcacacactagggacaatttagaatcaccaatccacctaacctgcatgtctttggactgtgggaggaaaccggagcacccagaggaaaccccagcagacaggaggagaacatgcaaactccatacagggaggacccggaaagcgaacccaggtctcctaactgtgaggcagcagcgctaccactgcgccaccgtgctgccccaattCCTTTGTAAAAGCAGAAAACATGTGGTGGCTGCATGCTGACCAACCCCTGTCAATTGTCAAATGGATAGCTGGCTCTTACCTGGCCATCATAATAAGCAATCCAAGTTTGTAAGAGTCTGTGTGTCTAAACTCAAGAGAAGAGCAAACCTGGAGAGATTTTTAGCTATACTAAAGAtcaacaaaaacttaaaaaatattctgttctTGTAATCTGATGGAAAAGATAAAACAGGCTAATAAAAATGTTGACTCAGCGCTCCCTCGTTCATCAATGACAAACCCAGAGGAAGCAGAAGAAAAGgggacttctttctttctttctttcaccccCCCCATTAAATTCAAGTTAACACTTAATATAAGGATTATTAGACTTTACTTCAATTCTTTTTCTGACCCTCAACACCTCATTTCAAGCCGTCATTCCTTTGTGCCACCCCTACACTATTGCACTACAACCTTTTTTGATTGATTCTTATGTTCTAGCTGATCCTACAGAACACAacctttgtacatttttcttctgtttataaGTTTATAGAAATGAAGATGagccaaaaaaaacccaaatcttTCATATAACCTGCTGACAGCTTACATGTAAACAGTAAAGTGAAATATTGTACTGAAGCAGCAAGAGGAAAAAGACTAgcaacatagaaagacagacaaagaaacagaattgcacaaagtgtgcagaaacacACAAAC
This portion of the Polypterus senegalus isolate Bchr_013 chromosome 6, ASM1683550v1, whole genome shotgun sequence genome encodes:
- the LOC120531498 gene encoding claudin-4-like, with product MALQSVGISLSMVGLAGTIAICAMPMWRVTAFIGNNIVVAQVFWEGLWMNCVYQSTGQMQCKMYDSQLDLSPDLQTARGLVVISIVMACLGFLIFVVGAQCTNCLENQRAKATIVVVSGVTYVLTGITTLVPVCWTANTIIRDFYNPLVPNALKKELGAALYAGWATAAFLLIGGAMLCWTCPPEKEHYPMRYTPAKPNTVNSYISQNYV